One Pieris brassicae chromosome 11, ilPieBrab1.1, whole genome shotgun sequence DNA window includes the following coding sequences:
- the LOC123715921 gene encoding uncharacterized protein LOC123715921: protein MTHAYYADAWRKSNRRQRVWYTEHLMPALLAAKEKRVRDIDTLIAMTQELIDIYNEPAAQAKPVSPRIVEQSEDLNLMKPIEPEVLNLLYGSTEKGAAERYLKARYKKAPEDKFYFRVATNFDYGWQQKQGRVARDVNRGRCAILRDTFYRKNNLGPDPIHYSQPAGGEISICSEYSCHFN, encoded by the exons atgacaCACGCATATTACGCGGACGCATGGAGAAAATCAAATAGGCGACAAAGAGTATGGTACACCGAACATTTGATGCCGGCTCTGCTGGCTGCGAAAGAGAAACGGGTTAGAGATATCGACACTCTTATAGCTATGACGCAGGAATTAATCGAT ATTTATAACGAACCGGCTGCGCAAGCAAAACCCGTGAGTCCTCGTATTGTGGAGCAAAGTGAAGATCTCAATCTGATGAAACCTATTGAACCCGAAGTGCTGAATTTATTGTATGGTAGCACAGAAAAGGGTGCTGCTGAAAGATATCTTAAGGCTAGGTACAAAAAGGCACCCGAAGATAA attttacttCCGTGTCGCAACCAACTTTGACTATGGATGGCAACAAAAGCAGGGTCGAGTGGCTCGAGACGTGAATCGTGGGCGTTGTGCGATACTACGGGATACGTTCTATCGCAAAAACAATCTAGGACCAGATCCCATACATTACTCGCAACCTGCCGGCGGCGAAATATCGATTTGCAGCGAATATTCATGtcatttcaattaa